The Garra rufa chromosome 23, GarRuf1.0, whole genome shotgun sequence genome includes a region encoding these proteins:
- the ugt5d1 gene encoding UDP glucuronosyltransferase 5 family, polypeptide D1 — translation MKSLSDQRHFIVGLFLAFSVFTPSCSGGKILLYPVDGSHWVNMKVLIEELHSRGHSITVIRPKSSWYITENSPLYTTITIEDEFSESDNFFEEYLFKVIEIERGDASGLSFLKVQFDLFSMLSKAHDISCKMVSAILEDKMLVKRLQDERYDLVLTDPALAGGVILTHYLKLPLVLNVRWITSGEGHFVLAPSPLSYIPLPGSGHTDKMGFTQRVKNVLFQSFTFFQNRFVVGPHYDALIDKYFDHKTDIVTLLQAADIWLMRTDFVFEFPRPTMPNVVYMGGFQCKPSKPLPADLEAFVQSSGDHGFIIMSLGTLVKSIPDDMVNDIASAFASLPQKVIWRHLGDRPSTLGNNTLIVDWIPQNDLLGHSKIKAFVAHGGTNGVQEAMYHGVPILGVPLFFDQFDNLIRIQERGAGKILKLSEFSRHTFGQALQELIGNTSYRRNMKRLSSLHRDQPMRPLDSAVFWIEYVMRNKGATHLRSEFYKMPWYSYHSVDVLLVLFTVLAVFVFCTVAIIRYVCYKMCCKGKRKKE, via the coding sequence ATGAAGTCACTTTCCGACCAGCGGCATTTCATTGTTggattatttttggcattttctgtTTTCACGCCGAGCTGCAGCGGAGGTAAAATTTTACTGTATCCTGTCGATGGAAGCCACTGGGTCAATATGAAAGTATTGATAGAAGAACTGCACTCCAGGGGCCACAGCATCACCGTGATCCGACCCAAATCCAGCTGGTACATCACGGAAAACTCCCCTCTCTACACTACCATTACAATCGAAGATGAATTTAGCGAATCCGATAACTTTTTTGAAGAGTATTTATTTAAGGTGATAGAGATAGAAAGAGGCGACGCTTCTGGACTGTCATTCTTGAAGGTCCAGTTCGATTTGTTCTCCATGTTGTCAAAAGCCCATGATATTTCCTGTAAAatggtgtcggccattttggaaGATAAGATGCTTGTGAAAAGACTTCAGGATGAGCGTTATGACTTGGTGCTCACCGATCCTGCCTTAGCAGGTGGCGTGATTTTAACTCATTATCTAAAACTTCCTCTTGTTCTCAATGTACGCTGGATCACAAGTGGTGAAGGACATTTTGTTTTAGCACCATCTCCATTGTCTTATATACCTTTACCAGGCTCTGGCCATACAGATAAAATGGGTTTCACTCAAAgggttaaaaatgttttatttcagagCTTTACTTTCTTCCAAAACAGATTTGTGGTTGGTCCACATTATGATGCACTAATAGATAAGTATTTCGATCACAAAACAGACATTGTTACCCTCCTTCAAGCTGCTGATATTTGGCTCATGAGGACTGATTTTGTCTTCGAGTTCCCGAGACCAACCATGCCAAATGTTGTTTACATGGGTGGATTTCAATGCAAGCCTTCCAAGCCTCTTCCTGCAGATCTGGAAGCATTTGTCCAGAGCTCAGGAGACCACGGCTTTATTATTATGTCATTGGGGACACTTGTTAAAAGTATTCCTGATGACATGGTGAACGATATTGCGTCTGCTTTTGCTAGTTTACCTCAAAAAGTCATCTGGAGACATCTTGGAGACCGTCCATCCACCTTGGGCAACAACACTCTTATTGTGGATTGGATACCGCAGAATGACCTCCTGGGACATTCCAAGATCAAAGCCTTCGTAGCCCACGGAGGAACCAATGGAGTACAGGAGGCCATGTACCATGGGGTCCCGATCCTGGGCGTCCCTTTGTTCTTCGACCAGTTTGACAACTTAATACGCATTCAGGAGAGAGGAGCGGGTAAGATACTTAAGTTGTCAGAGTTCAGCAGACATACTTTTGGACAAGCCCTACAGGAACTGATTGGTAACACCTCCTACAGGAGGAACATGAAGAGACTCTCCAGTCTGCACAGGGACCAGCCGATGAGGCCTTTGGACTCGGCTGTCTTTTGGATCGAGTATGTGATGAGAAATAAAGGAGCGACTCATCTGCGCTCAGAGTTCTACAAGATGCCGTGGTACTCGTACCATTCTGTGGATGTGTTGTTGGTTCTGTTTACTGTTTTGGCTGTGTTTGTGTTTTGTACAGTTGCAATAATCAGGTATGTGTGTTATAAAATGTGCTGTaagggaaaaagaaagaaagaatga